In Populus alba chromosome 1, ASM523922v2, whole genome shotgun sequence, a single window of DNA contains:
- the LOC118047039 gene encoding uncharacterized protein isoform X2: MESSQNHDTSWTAATNWTIAGGSLVDSLAFESSLSLITHDDNNDQGQFSTVDSKSKSPLVLYAPAPDSAPCEITINFAQKHEVRQVYVRSTARVYEIYCAPEQQSSTEYLCTVRCGIAARDEDVLHATNIEEAVLAHASSIQESAEEKLRNGSSLSPNEDDWVDVKALDSPLVINRNSSSSNSDIKPERNSQDFYEATAEITDANPSTSLTLRLLSLQNKGYVCVDEVYVFGDPADASNSDNQVGPMENSAGNSLMAMLVPAFFQLSKTKGIGGGEDKCNIDTRERQNSQDNGSKAAAPVDVEKKIQEEVRLQEAASPTSKPVQHEISQQVSNTESQPNISRNHFEGVLDQLVSRVNRIEDLFLRFEESMLKPINSIDVRLERVEQQLDALTKKTESSALVSCTRISAPDFSCSEPETNSYNSSSDISYVACEENKSHSPSPLTSVLPDATPVSVNDTMLQPGLVVTAPEFSNYDGEEEDHAVESVKESPKDKQKHTMSIDDALAYALAGFLSSTSIQSQKYSQTPVVKTPDFTSEEENINENVTPRIVESERNMDPPACFCESDGTEHLGNSLSSVSNITSLEGDENVMRSRNDDNSSKMANGVDEQCHRSEGGESDSLDICVGHAVAPATHGVVGTDSYHLENDIKDVEIDNKISKTPDLQKTENLKQFSKDQTDDGSVTTQEIAVSNELVASKGTEEESKQDILQNIVELSRASSVVDFESPILEVKFVSQENSGIKSPLEALLAGMPDLEVEIPSVMEDNNDGSKNGDQCSLISVEDFGAEGSGTDTHISVDMDYYSLNETPSNIEADKPYDCYTSSSQEMPAVSLI; the protein is encoded by the exons ATGGAATCGTCACAGAACCACGACACTTCATGGACCGCCGCTACTAACTGGACCATCGCCGGTGGCTCTCTCGTCGATTCACTCGCGTTCGAGTCCTCTCTTTCCCTTATCACCCACGACGATAATAATGATCAGGGTCAATTCTCCACCGTCGATTCTAAATCGAAATCTCCTCTTGTCCTCTACGCTCCTGCACCCGATTCCGCTCCCTGCGAGATCACTA TAAATTTTGCACAAAAACATGAAGTGAGGCAGGTTTATGTTCGAAGTACTGCTCGAGTTTATGAAATATACTGTGCCCCTGAGCAGCAGAGCAGCACTGAGTATCTGTGTACTGTTCGCTGTGGCATTGCTGCTAGAGATGAAGATGTGCTGCATGCTACCAATATTGAAGAAGCTGTTTTGGCACATGCAAGTTCTATTCAAGAATCAGCTGAAGAGAAACTCAGAAATGGTAGTAGCCTATCCCCCAATGAAGATGACTGGGTTGATGTAAAAGCTCTTGATAGTCCCCTGGTCATCAACAGAAACAGTTCATCATCAAATTCTGATATAAAGCCAGAAAGAAACTCGCAG GATTTTTATGAAGCTACAGCAGAGATCACTGATGCAAACCCTTCCACTTCCCTTACACTCAGGCTGCTTTCGCTTCAGAATAAAGGTTATGTTTGTGTTGATGAAGTTTATGTATTTGGTGATCCTGCTGATGCAAGTAATTCAGATAATCAAGTGGGTCCAATGGAGAACTCTGCTGGAAATTCACTTATGGCCATGCTCGTACCTGCCTTTTTTCAGTTGTCTAAAACAAAGGGTATTGGTGGAGGAGAAGATAAATGCAATATTGATACAAGGGAAAGACAGAATTCTCAGGACAATGGGTCAAAAGCAGCTGCTCCTGTTGATGTTGAGAAGAAAATTCAGGAGGAAGTGAGGTTGCAAGAAGCAGCTAGTCCTACTTCCAAACCTGTCCAGCATGAGATCTCCCAACAAGTTTCAAATACAGAGAGCCAGCCTAATATTTCACGCAATCATTTTGAAGGTGTCCTGGATCAGCTTGTTTCTCGAGTTAACAGAATAGAGGATCTCTTTTTGAGGTTTGAGGAAAGTATGCTGAAGCCCATTAACAGCATTGATGTGAGGCTAGAGCGAGTCGAGCAGCAACTTGATGCGCTCACGAAGAAAACTGAGAGCTCTGCATTGGTTTCTTGCACAAGAATATCTGCTCCTGATTTTTCATGCAGTGAACCAGAGACCAACTCATATAACAGTAGTAGTGATATCAGTTATGTGGCATGTGAAGAAAATAAGAGCCATTCACCTTCTCCTCTGACGTCTGTTCTCCCTGATGCCACCCCTGTTTCTGTAAATGACACAATGTTACAACCTGGTCTGGTAGTTACTGCTCCTGAGTTCTCGAATTATGATGGTGAGGAAGAAGATCATGCGGTGGAATCAGTGAAGGAATCTCCAAAGGATAAACAAAAGCATACTATGTCAATTGATGATGCTTTAGCATATGCACTTGCTGGATTCTTATCTTCAACTTCAATCCAGTCCCAGAAATATTCTCAAACTCCAGTAGTTAAGACTCCTGATTTTACAAGCgaagaagaaaacatcaatGAGAATGTGACTCCACGAATAGTTGAATCTGAACGAAATATGGACCCTCCCGCTTGTTTTTGTGAATCTGATGGGACAGAGCACTTGGGAAATTCACTTTCATCTGTATCAAATATTACTTCTTTAGAGGGCGATGAGAATGTGATGAGATCTCGTAATGATGACAACTCTTCAAAAATGGCTAACGGGGTTGATGAGCAATGTCATCGCAGTGAGGGGGGAGAAAGTGATTCACTGGACATCTGTGTTGGCCATGCAGTTGCACCAGCCACGCATGGTGTGGTGGGCACAGATTCATATCACCTGGAAAACGACATAAAGGATGTGGAAATTGACAACAAAATAAGCAAAACTCCTGATCTTCAGAAAACTGAGAATCTGAAACAGTTTTCTAAAGATCAGACTGATGATGGCTCTGTTACTACCCAGGAAATAGCTGTTTCAAATGAATTAGTCGCTTCCAAAGGCACAGAAGAAGAATCCAAACAAGACATTCTGCAGAACATTGTTGAACTGTCACGCGCATCTTCTGTAGTAGATTTTGAATCTCCAATCCTGGAAGTGAAATTTGTTTCCCAAGAAAACTCAGGTATCAAGTCTCCCCTTGAAGCCCTTTTGGCCGGCATGCCTGATCTGGAAGTCGAAATTCCATCAGTTATGGAAGACAATAATGATGGGTCTAAAAATGGCGATCAGTGCAGCTTAATTTCAGTTGAGGATTTTGGAGCAGAAGGTTCTGGAACTGATACCCACATTTCAGTGGATATGGATTATTACAGTCTTAATGAGACGCCTTCAAATATCGAAGCTGATAAACCATACGACTGTTATACAAGCAGCAGCCAGGAAATGCCAGCTGTAAGTCTGATATGA
- the LOC118047039 gene encoding uncharacterized protein isoform X1: protein MESSQNHDTSWTAATNWTIAGGSLVDSLAFESSLSLITHDDNNDQGQFSTVDSKSKSPLVLYAPAPDSAPCEITINFAQKHEVRQVYVRSTARVYEIYCAPEQQSSTEYLCTVRCGIAARDEDVLHATNIEEAVLAHASSIQESAEEKLRNGSSLSPNEDDWVDVKALDSPLVINRNSSSSNSDIKPERNSQNFQDFYEATAEITDANPSTSLTLRLLSLQNKGYVCVDEVYVFGDPADASNSDNQVGPMENSAGNSLMAMLVPAFFQLSKTKGIGGGEDKCNIDTRERQNSQDNGSKAAAPVDVEKKIQEEVRLQEAASPTSKPVQHEISQQVSNTESQPNISRNHFEGVLDQLVSRVNRIEDLFLRFEESMLKPINSIDVRLERVEQQLDALTKKTESSALVSCTRISAPDFSCSEPETNSYNSSSDISYVACEENKSHSPSPLTSVLPDATPVSVNDTMLQPGLVVTAPEFSNYDGEEEDHAVESVKESPKDKQKHTMSIDDALAYALAGFLSSTSIQSQKYSQTPVVKTPDFTSEEENINENVTPRIVESERNMDPPACFCESDGTEHLGNSLSSVSNITSLEGDENVMRSRNDDNSSKMANGVDEQCHRSEGGESDSLDICVGHAVAPATHGVVGTDSYHLENDIKDVEIDNKISKTPDLQKTENLKQFSKDQTDDGSVTTQEIAVSNELVASKGTEEESKQDILQNIVELSRASSVVDFESPILEVKFVSQENSGIKSPLEALLAGMPDLEVEIPSVMEDNNDGSKNGDQCSLISVEDFGAEGSGTDTHISVDMDYYSLNETPSNIEADKPYDCYTSSSQEMPAVSLI, encoded by the exons ATGGAATCGTCACAGAACCACGACACTTCATGGACCGCCGCTACTAACTGGACCATCGCCGGTGGCTCTCTCGTCGATTCACTCGCGTTCGAGTCCTCTCTTTCCCTTATCACCCACGACGATAATAATGATCAGGGTCAATTCTCCACCGTCGATTCTAAATCGAAATCTCCTCTTGTCCTCTACGCTCCTGCACCCGATTCCGCTCCCTGCGAGATCACTA TAAATTTTGCACAAAAACATGAAGTGAGGCAGGTTTATGTTCGAAGTACTGCTCGAGTTTATGAAATATACTGTGCCCCTGAGCAGCAGAGCAGCACTGAGTATCTGTGTACTGTTCGCTGTGGCATTGCTGCTAGAGATGAAGATGTGCTGCATGCTACCAATATTGAAGAAGCTGTTTTGGCACATGCAAGTTCTATTCAAGAATCAGCTGAAGAGAAACTCAGAAATGGTAGTAGCCTATCCCCCAATGAAGATGACTGGGTTGATGTAAAAGCTCTTGATAGTCCCCTGGTCATCAACAGAAACAGTTCATCATCAAATTCTGATATAAAGCCAGAAAGAAACTCGCAG AACTTTCAGGATTTTTATGAAGCTACAGCAGAGATCACTGATGCAAACCCTTCCACTTCCCTTACACTCAGGCTGCTTTCGCTTCAGAATAAAGGTTATGTTTGTGTTGATGAAGTTTATGTATTTGGTGATCCTGCTGATGCAAGTAATTCAGATAATCAAGTGGGTCCAATGGAGAACTCTGCTGGAAATTCACTTATGGCCATGCTCGTACCTGCCTTTTTTCAGTTGTCTAAAACAAAGGGTATTGGTGGAGGAGAAGATAAATGCAATATTGATACAAGGGAAAGACAGAATTCTCAGGACAATGGGTCAAAAGCAGCTGCTCCTGTTGATGTTGAGAAGAAAATTCAGGAGGAAGTGAGGTTGCAAGAAGCAGCTAGTCCTACTTCCAAACCTGTCCAGCATGAGATCTCCCAACAAGTTTCAAATACAGAGAGCCAGCCTAATATTTCACGCAATCATTTTGAAGGTGTCCTGGATCAGCTTGTTTCTCGAGTTAACAGAATAGAGGATCTCTTTTTGAGGTTTGAGGAAAGTATGCTGAAGCCCATTAACAGCATTGATGTGAGGCTAGAGCGAGTCGAGCAGCAACTTGATGCGCTCACGAAGAAAACTGAGAGCTCTGCATTGGTTTCTTGCACAAGAATATCTGCTCCTGATTTTTCATGCAGTGAACCAGAGACCAACTCATATAACAGTAGTAGTGATATCAGTTATGTGGCATGTGAAGAAAATAAGAGCCATTCACCTTCTCCTCTGACGTCTGTTCTCCCTGATGCCACCCCTGTTTCTGTAAATGACACAATGTTACAACCTGGTCTGGTAGTTACTGCTCCTGAGTTCTCGAATTATGATGGTGAGGAAGAAGATCATGCGGTGGAATCAGTGAAGGAATCTCCAAAGGATAAACAAAAGCATACTATGTCAATTGATGATGCTTTAGCATATGCACTTGCTGGATTCTTATCTTCAACTTCAATCCAGTCCCAGAAATATTCTCAAACTCCAGTAGTTAAGACTCCTGATTTTACAAGCgaagaagaaaacatcaatGAGAATGTGACTCCACGAATAGTTGAATCTGAACGAAATATGGACCCTCCCGCTTGTTTTTGTGAATCTGATGGGACAGAGCACTTGGGAAATTCACTTTCATCTGTATCAAATATTACTTCTTTAGAGGGCGATGAGAATGTGATGAGATCTCGTAATGATGACAACTCTTCAAAAATGGCTAACGGGGTTGATGAGCAATGTCATCGCAGTGAGGGGGGAGAAAGTGATTCACTGGACATCTGTGTTGGCCATGCAGTTGCACCAGCCACGCATGGTGTGGTGGGCACAGATTCATATCACCTGGAAAACGACATAAAGGATGTGGAAATTGACAACAAAATAAGCAAAACTCCTGATCTTCAGAAAACTGAGAATCTGAAACAGTTTTCTAAAGATCAGACTGATGATGGCTCTGTTACTACCCAGGAAATAGCTGTTTCAAATGAATTAGTCGCTTCCAAAGGCACAGAAGAAGAATCCAAACAAGACATTCTGCAGAACATTGTTGAACTGTCACGCGCATCTTCTGTAGTAGATTTTGAATCTCCAATCCTGGAAGTGAAATTTGTTTCCCAAGAAAACTCAGGTATCAAGTCTCCCCTTGAAGCCCTTTTGGCCGGCATGCCTGATCTGGAAGTCGAAATTCCATCAGTTATGGAAGACAATAATGATGGGTCTAAAAATGGCGATCAGTGCAGCTTAATTTCAGTTGAGGATTTTGGAGCAGAAGGTTCTGGAACTGATACCCACATTTCAGTGGATATGGATTATTACAGTCTTAATGAGACGCCTTCAAATATCGAAGCTGATAAACCATACGACTGTTATACAAGCAGCAGCCAGGAAATGCCAGCTGTAAGTCTGATATGA
- the LOC118047040 gene encoding actin-related protein 7 → MEAAVIDAGSQLLKAGSAVPDQAPPMIIPSQMIRVVEDGTSGDNNESVFEDVTVDPVVRGHIRNWDAMEDLLQYVLYDGLDWEEGNEGQILFTEPLCTPKAVREQLVQLMFETFNVSGFYASEQAVLSLYAVGRISGCTVDIGHGKIDIAPVLEGAVQHIASRRYEIGGVDLTKLLAQELGKSNPLVNLNASDVEMLKVKYSCCAEDELAYEKTQRSSDEEEHTLPDGQVIRIGREKYTVGEALFQPSILGIEAHGIVEQLARCISIVSSENHRQLLENTVLCGGTTSMPGFEDRFQKEASLCSSAIRPSLVKPPEYMPDKLTEYSAWVGGAILAKVVFPQNQHVTKGDYDETGPSIVHRKCF, encoded by the exons ATGGAGGCGGCGGTGATAGACGCTGGAAGTCAGCTCCTTAAAGCCGGCAGTGCAGTTCCAGATCAAGCTCCCCCCATG ATAATTCCGAGCCAAATGATACGAGTGGTGGAAGATGGAACATCAGGTGATAATAACGAATCAGTATTTGAGGATGTAACTGTCGATCCAGTGGTTCGAGGTCACATAAGGAATTGGGATGCAATGGAAGATTTATTGCAGTATGTTTTATACGATGGACTTGACTGGGAAGAGGGAAATGAAGGCCAAATCTTGTTTACTGAACCGCTTTGCACTCCCAAG GCTGTGAGAGAACAATTGGTGCAGTTGATGTTTGAGACATTTAATGTTTCGGGATTTTATGCATCGGAGCAGGCGGTGTTGTCTCTTTATGCAGTTGGGCGTATCTCTGGGTGCACTGTTGATATTGGTCATGGAAAGATTG ATATTGCACCAGTACTTGAAGGTGCTGTTCAGCACATTGCTTCGAGAAGATATGAAATTGGTGGTGTTGATTTGACCAAGTTACTTGCCCAAGAACTGGGTAAATCTAATCCTCTGGTGAATCTTAATGCCTCTGATGTCGAGATGTTAAAAGTAAAGTACTCATGTTGTGCTGAAGATGAGCTTGCTTATGAGAAGACCCAAAGGTCAAGTGATGAGGAGGAGCATACCCTTCCTGATGGACAG GTGATTAGAATTGGAAGAGAAAAATATACGGTCGGCGAGGCTTTATTTCAACCATCTATACTGGGAATAGAGGCTCATGGAATAGTTGAGCAGCTTGCACGTTGTATTTCAATTGTTTCTTCAGAGAACCACCGCCAGCTGCTGGAAAATACTGTACTTTGTGGTGGCACAACTTCTATGCCTG GTTTTGAAGATAGGTTTCAGAAAGAAGCAAGCCTGTGCTCATCAGCTATTCGTCCTTCACTTGTAAAG CCTCCAGAATATATGCCCGATAAGTTGACGGAGTACTCTGCATGGGTGGGTGGTGCAATACTTGCCAAAGTT